The Mycolicibacterium parafortuitum nucleotide sequence CCGGCGCCACGACCCAGGCGCGCGCCGTCGCGGTCGACCGCCAGCGCGGGGACCAGCACGACGGCCGCGTCCGCGATCGCCTCGGGCGGCAGCCACGGGGGCGAGGGTTCGCGTAGCCCGAACGGCGCTCGCACCAGCCGGCCGGGTTCGTAGCGGCCCCACTGCAGGGGCAGCGGAGTGTCCTGATCGTCATTGCGGGCGACGGGCAGCAGCACCGTGACATCGCGAGCGGCGGCGTCCTCGACGATGGCGAGAGACCCCGGCTCCGAACCCACGGGGATATAGGCGCAGGCTATTGTGCCCGGCGAGAGCAGGGCTGCCAGGTGGGCCGCCAACTGCGCGGCCTCGCGGTCGCGTACTTGCCGACTCAACGAGCGTCGAGCAGCCAGAATGGCCGCCCGTGCTTGTGATTTGGCCAGTACCACCGGGTAGCC carries:
- a CDS encoding 5-formyltetrahydrofolate cyclo-ligase; its protein translation is MVLAKSQARAAILAARRSLSRQVRDREAAQLAAHLAALLSPGTIACAYIPVGSEPGSLAIVEDAAARDVTVLLPVARNDDQDTPLPLQWGRYEPGRLVRAPFGLREPSPPWLPPEAIADAAVVLVPALAVDRDGARLGRGAGFYDRTLPLADPAAMLVAVVRDEELVERLPAEPHDVAMTHALTPRQGLVALRRRTRPTTAWE